From Pseudanabaena sp. PCC 6802, one genomic window encodes:
- the btpA gene encoding photosystem I biogenesis protein BtpA: MVLSQLFDKPKPIIGVVHLLPLPTSPRWAGSFKEVIDRAEQEATALAAGGVQGILIENFFDAPFTKGSVDPAIVSVMSLVVQRVIQMVDLPVGINVLRNDGRSAMAIAACVGAQFIRVNVLTGVMATDQGIIEGDAYNLLRYRRELGCDVKIFADVLVKHAQPLSQPNLTLAIQDTIHRGLADAIVLSGWSTGDPPQSEALREAIAACGGTPMLIGSGANWENISQLIEYADGVIVSSSLKRHGKLQLPIDPIRVSRFVESMRLALDGSDNATKANAKLGEKLSHTSLPVG; this comes from the coding sequence GTGGTTTTGAGCCAATTATTCGACAAACCGAAACCAATTATCGGTGTAGTTCACCTGCTACCGCTACCAACTTCACCACGTTGGGCGGGTAGTTTTAAAGAGGTGATCGACCGCGCTGAGCAAGAAGCAACTGCCCTAGCGGCTGGTGGCGTGCAAGGCATTTTAATTGAAAATTTCTTTGATGCTCCCTTCACTAAGGGTAGTGTCGATCCTGCCATTGTCAGCGTCATGAGCCTGGTCGTGCAGCGCGTAATTCAAATGGTAGATCTGCCCGTTGGCATCAATGTCTTGCGTAATGACGGGCGTAGTGCCATGGCGATCGCCGCCTGCGTTGGAGCGCAGTTTATTCGCGTTAATGTTTTAACCGGCGTGATGGCAACGGATCAGGGCATCATCGAAGGCGATGCCTATAATTTATTGCGCTATCGCCGCGAGTTGGGTTGCGATGTCAAAATTTTTGCAGATGTCCTCGTAAAACATGCCCAGCCTTTATCTCAGCCTAATTTAACCCTGGCAATCCAGGATACAATTCATCGCGGTCTGGCGGATGCGATCGTACTATCCGGCTGGTCTACGGGCGATCCCCCACAGTCAGAGGCACTCCGAGAAGCGATCGCTGCCTGTGGCGGCACGCCTATGCTGATCGGCTCCGGTGCCAATTGGGAGAATATTTCGCAACTGATTGAATATGCTGACGGTGTAATTGTCTCTAGCTCGCTCAAGCGGCATGGTAAGTTGCAGCTACCGATCGATCCAATTCGAGTAAGTCGTTTTGTGGAGTCGATGCGTTTAGCATTGGATGGCTCGGATAATGCCACAAAAGCTAATGCTAAACTAGGCGAAAAATTAAGTCATACTTCTTTGCCAGTTGGGTAA